A stretch of the Crassostrea angulata isolate pt1a10 unplaced genomic scaffold, ASM2561291v2 HiC_scaffold_206, whole genome shotgun sequence genome encodes the following:
- the LOC128169758 gene encoding uncharacterized protein LOC128169758, translated as MENDWLSEDENDPKYEALREFVLETLGKFSRKIREVGIKLENLEKKLDSGTECAKFEADLDQIHKKIDKEVKPEFENALSFQISQVNSRIDELEMALVNPKKRKMIDNEEFEEEETEAKIATSVEELNENIRKEVAEVFKSIERSYRKEQEKVSKLQLAYIHYWLGLQETISPTKMVDIQNLIKDGVEDRIWSEGWKPDVRGDFTNYLQDKVKKIVKKKRAINERTKLQQELDNLVGNDLQ; from the exons ATGGAGAATGACTGGCTATCCGAAg atGAAAACGATCCAAAGTATGAAGCCTTAAGAGAATTTGTCCTTGAGACTCTCGGGAAGTTCAGTCGTAAAATAAGAGAAGTTGGTATTAAGCTtgaaaaccttgaaaaaaaattggactcAGGAACAGAATGTGCCAAGTTCGAAGCTGATTTGGACCAGATTCATAAGAAAATTGATAAAGAGGTGAAGCCTGAATTTGAAAACGCACTTTCCTTCCAAATTAGTCAAGTGAACTCGAGAATAGACGAGTTAGAAATGGCTCTAGTAAAtcctaaaaagagaaaaatgatagACAATGAAGAATTTGAAGAAGAGGAAACAGAAGCTAAGATCGCGACATCTGTGgaagaattaaatgaaaacataagaAAAGAAGTCGCGGAAGTGTTCAAGAGCATCGAAAGGAGCTACCGCAAAGAACAGGAAAAAGTTTCGAAGTTACAGCTAGCGTACATTCATTACTGGCTGGGATTGCAGGAAACCATTTCTCCAA CAAAAATGGTAGACAtccaaaatttgataaaagatgGTGTGGAGGATCGCATATGGAGCGAGGGATGGAAGCCAGACGTTCGCGGGGATTTCACCAACTATTTACAGgacaaagtaaagaaaatagtCAAGAAGAAAAGAGCAATCAACGAAAGAACAAAGCTCCAGCAAGAGCTAGACAACTTGGTTGGGAATGATTTGCAATAA
- the LOC128169760 gene encoding uncharacterized protein LOC128169760, translating into MPVRHITLFPNDNASLRNVRGFLKKHVRLTEYSKSELMTFSNSLGFQLFYERGWECWIALIPMHQMHSVALSIQQVRQQALATFLQLRENFKNTLMALALRGEARRTLEKNDINDVRKMFILPDDCYAILDALQASLNQLTQTGLLRPIIFCFRFGEKMTCGLSLSDFNTQFTLRTTIHVAANILSDSEEVDLLWSTAGLQQIIGHRGTLCTCLSFKDCANYQSNLDGRPMDIKTCLRTICRFPHEVQFVQLYADIPHRQPNCRYHPVSGCIVGGMCFPRSTAEAFLRDADHYISTLQSNWTLLRRSTCRIEFVVSQDSVADHINAMDFINLTNLEVLLETVPLLVPFPLHILTCIRHLGLWICKELKELLNEYKKTGNVRATWQSYQLELASEKLLWGKPLCGRSTSYSINLGPGALGPSRSSTDHYGFLSLEVYSTCMQNEYSIPPQEIWTTSEVISKMIKRSVGLHDHLDGSYGVIGRHLVVALLHDLHETGKAASYVLFEDFLREIKSCKTTFKTVGAVTIRSLVKLLTTNRRTNSQMVFPSLYLLLDKSNISVAEGIKAGILELDLKHFPAVTTYDRHGNMTLTWSFNDKFLTVVYDKRSTDITENTLVTISDLVRGELEKRGLIYPSKIKKTPKILPWLTMCLRRLQKENMDMEQLVITMTYISCIALLMQGQYVEYDRLALLTIDLPVDKNKLIALEILSKLQLASFRFRNLQLNRLHFTIPHKLEMLTGAEKKSTKKGETKQSEEVTTNDNKVEELPPKYVDHDNADDDPILFDKDIGHRRTSTCFPISTSLKAPWSAQELEFLHAQRLAEVTIREKYERFKLQCLRSNIPFRTFRAFETKLQRLSNK; encoded by the coding sequence ATGCCCGTGAGACATATCACACTGTTTCCAAATGATAATGCAAGTCTACGGAACGTTAGAGGCTTTTTGAAAAAGCACGTCAGATTAACAGAATACAGTAAAAGCGAACTTATGACCTTCTCAAACAGCTTAGGGTTCCAGCTATTTTATGAAAGAGGGTGGGAATGTTGGATAGCTTTAATTCCTATGCACCAGATGCATTCAGTTGCATTATCCATTCAGCAAGTGAGACAACAAGCCCTCGCCACATTTCTTCAGCTgagagagaattttaaaaatacactaaTGGCTCTTGCTTTGCGTGGAGAGGCTAGAAGAACTCTCGAAAAGAATGACATTAATGACGTtcgaaaaatgttcattttacctGACGATTGTTATGCAATACTCGATGCTTTGCAAGCATCTTTAAACCAACTGACCCAAACTGGACTTTTGAGACCAATCATATTTTGCTTCCGCTTTGGTGAAAAAATGACCTGTGGATTATCATTGTCAGATTTTAATACCCAATTTACATTGCGTACAACTATCCATGTTGCTGCAAACATACTGTCAGACTCTGAAGAAGTTGATCTTCTTTGGTCTACTGCGGGATTGCAACAAATCATCGGCCACAGAGGAACACTTTGTACATGCTTATCATTCAAAGACTGTGCCAACTATCAGAGCAATCTAGATGGAAGACCAATGGATATCAAAACTTGTTTGCGGACGATTTGTCGTTTTCCACACGAGGTGCAGTTTGTTCAACTTTACGCTGACATTCCACATCGTCAACCCAATTGTCGATATCATCCAGTGTCGGGTTGCATTGTTGGAGGTATGTGTTTCCCACGATCGACAGCAGAGGCATTCCTACGCGACGCTGATCATTATATATCTACATTGCAAAGCAACTGGACATTACTAAGGAGAAGTACATGTAGGATTGAATTTGTTGTTTCGCAGGATTCAGTTGCTGACCATATAAATGCTatggattttattaatttaaccaATCTAGAAGTACTTTTAGAAACTGTACCTCTGTTGGTGCCTTTTCCTTTGCATATTCTAACATGCATTCGACATTTGGGTTTATGGATTTGCAAGGAACTTAAAGAATTATTGAACGAGtataaaaaaacaggaaatgtgcGTGCCACCTGGCAATCCTATCAGTTGGAACTAGCCTCCGAAAAACTTTTGTGGGGAAAGCCACTTTGTGGAAGGAGTACATCTTACTCTATCAATCTAGGACCAGGAGCTCTTGGTCCCAGTAGAAGTTCAACTGACCACTATGGATTTCTATCTTTAGAAGTGTACTCAACCTGTATGCAAAACGAATATAGCATTCCCCCACAAGAAATATGGACAACATCTGAGGTCATATCTAAGATGATAAAACGGTCAGTGGGATTGCACGATCACTTGGATGGCAGCTATGGAGTCATTGGTCGACATTTGGTTGTTGCCTTACTACATGACCTGCACGAAACTGGCAAGGCTGCCAGTTACGTTCTTTTTGAAGATTTCCTACGAGAGATAAAATCTTGCAAGACAACATTTAAGACAGTCGGTGCTGTAACAATTAGATCGCTGGTCAAACTGTTAACAACAAACAGAAGAACAAATTCCCAAATGGTTTTCCCCAGCTTGTACCTGCTCTTGGATAAAAGTAATATATCAGTGGCAGAAGGCATAAAAGCTGGTATTCTTGAACTTGACCTTAAACATTTTCCTGCTGTTACAACATATGACAGGCATGGAAATATGACACTGACTTGgtcatttaatgataaattcttgACGGTTGTATATGACAAACGTTCTacagatatcacagaaaacacACTTGTCACAATATCAGATTTAGTAAGAGGTGAATTGGAAAAACGGGGGCTAATATACCCAAGTAAGATTAAGAAAACCCCAAAGATTCTTCCTTGGTTAACAATGTGCCTTCGAAGGCTCCAGAAAGAAAATATGGATATGGAACAATTAGTAATAACAATGACGTATATCAGCTGTATTGCACTTTTGATGCAGGGCCAATATGTCGAATATGACAGGTTAGCTTTACTGACGATCGACCTACCGGTAGATAAAAACAAACTCATCGCCTTGGAGATTTTGTCAAAGTTGCAATTGGCCAGCTTTAGATTTCGCAATTTGCAGTTAAATCGCTTGCACTTCACTATCCCACATAAACTTGAAATGTTGACAGGAGCAGAAAAGAAAAGTACGAAGAAGGGAGAAACAAAGCAATCAGAAGAGGTTACTACCAATGACAATAAAGTCGAAGAACTCCCCCCAAAATACGTCGATCATGACAATGCTGACGATGACCCTATTCTATTTGATAAAGACATCGGACATCGAAGAACTTCCACTTGCTTCCCGATTTCTACATCCTTGAAAGCTCCCTGGTCAGCCCAAGAGTTGGAATTCCTGCATGCTCAAAGGTTGGCAGAAGTTACCATTCGTGAAAAATACGAACGCTTTAAATTACAGTGTTTAAGATCAAATATTCCTTTCCGTACATTTCGggcttttgaaacaaaactacaaAGACTTTCAAATAAGTAA